The following is a genomic window from Rhinatrema bivittatum chromosome 12, aRhiBiv1.1, whole genome shotgun sequence.
CAAGAGAATGACTGCCAGTAATCCCCACCTTCAGAAGAAGAGGAGCTCACGGAGGGGCCTGGGTCGCTCCATCATGAGACGCATCACAGAAATCCCAGAATCTGTCAGCAGGCAGTGCAGCCGCGAGGAGAGAGAAGGGTCTGcaggaagtgggaggggaagcTACCCTGGCTCCTACAAAAAGAAGCCGTTTGattgcagcagctccagcatGAAGATGAAAGAAGAGACCCTGAAGTACAAGATGTTCTCACTCAGGAAATCTCACAGTACATATGACCATGTGAGGGACCAGGAGAATGTGCCAGCCTCGCCCCCTCCCTGCCTAGAGAGTTCCTCTAGAGATATCTCCCTTAGGGACTCTCTGATGAGAAAAAAACTGGCAAAGAAAGCCTCTGAGAAATCCAACAGTGATTCATTAGAAGATGGTCCCCTGGTGTACAAGTCAGCCAGCGCTCACAATCTCTTAACAGACAAGAAGCCTTTTCACCCAAAGCCATATACTCTGCAGAAATCACTCAGTGTCATTAGCAGTGCCAAGGAAAAGGCAGTGCTCTTAACCAATAAATTGTCCAATGTAGAAGATTGCTCTAAGCATGCAAAGGAAGAGGAGCACAGAAAAACAGCAGATGGAGAAACTGCTAGTCCCACCGTGCCATTAGCAGTAAGTGAGGGGAGTCACGAAGAGGAGGGCCAAGCATCCGAAACAGTGAAGCAGCAGCAGACCAGTCAACTTCATGAAGAAGCTACAAGTTCTCTCCTGAAAGATCTCTTTGACAAGGCTGAAGTTTGCCCATGGGAAGTACAGGACCTTCCAGCCACATCCTTGGAACCCAAGGTCCATAAGCACGTCACTTATGCACCAATCACGTGCCACGCTGCCAACCATTCCCAGCAGTTAGGGAAGCTGCAGTTGCTCTGGCAGCCAAACATACACCACAGCAGAAACGACCCAGGGCCCAGGGGATATCCAGCACCATCACACCCAGAGGATACGGCTTCACCTTCCAAGCACTCTAAAGAAGTTTGCTTAGAAGAAACTAAAGAACTTTCAAGCAAGACTAAAAACATGGAGCTACACGACAGTTCCAAACCAGAACTGAAAAGAGAGGACTATATAGACCTCCTGCAGTGTTCTTCTCCATATTCTATAAAAGTCACCCCAGGTACAGCATACTCTGTTCCTGTGGTGCAAGGCATTCCCATCTCACCTCCCAACCATGATAAATCCAATCCAGCAAATACTTCAACAAAAACCCAAAGTTGTAAAAAGCCCTCTCATAAAAACACCCTCAAAAGTTTAGTGTTAGTGATGCGAGCATTTAAAGGCACCCCCCTAGGGAAGGGCAGCTTCAATgacaaagaaaggaaaggaaatgaaggaagggaagggaactgTAACACAAACACAGGCACTAGAAATGAGGGGGCCAAGAGGCTGGACACAGAAATAGCTCCCAGTGCCGAGGCAGAGCAAAAGCCCATGGGCAGAAATTCCAAACAAACAAGCAGTGAACTACTAGCACTCTGCCCTCAAGAGACTGAAGAGATAAAGCAGCAGAAGTCTAATATGTGTGGGGGCTTCCCTTGGGCAGCAAACATAAAAGCAGATGTCAGTTCCAATGTGCCTTCCCATGGCAAGGTGGGCAGGAAAGCAGAACGAGCTGACTCAGCAGACACTGAACTAGGAAAGAAGAGCTTCAGCAGCTATCAAGAAACAATCTGCCCTTGGGAAAGCACAGCCCCCACAAGCCAATCCAGTGTTTTCCCAAGGAAAGCAGACAGCATCGACACCAACAGGGATAAGATCTGTCCCTGGGAAAGCATGGAAATCAAGGAACCATTAGGGCGACTGAGCAAATCTGCAAGTAGAGCTTCCACAGAAGCTTACAAAACTTCAAAAAAATTAGACAGCATGGACAAGAGAGATAAGATTTGCCCCTGGGAAACTACTGAAGAGGATGAGCATGATCAAGCAGATGTGGATCCATGGGAGAGTAGGAAAGCTCTAGGagatgaagaaaaaacaaaaaatatgcataGAGAAGGTGCTTCTCATGGTACAAACAAGAAAAGCACAGAAAGAATTGTGTCAATAGAGCAGGAAGAAGATAGAGCTCCCAGGAGAATGGACAGTATCACCAGTCAATGGGAAAGCATCAGCCCCTGGGAAAACATGGACTCTCAGCCATCTCTCGAGGCACTAAGCAAATTTGGAAGCACTTTTCACCAAGGCAAAAATATTTCCAGAAAATCAGAAAGCACAGACAGTAAAAAGGATGAAATTTGTCCTTGGGAAAGCATGCACCTGTCAGGAACACTGAGTAAATCTGCCAGTGAGATCTTGGCTGAATGCACAAGTATTTCCAAGAAATCAAACAGTGTTGATAGCAAACAAGATGAGTTTTGCCCCTGGAAATCTGTAGAGACAGAGATCAGTGTCCAAAAGGAAATGTATTctagggagggggaagagagacttCCTAGAAAAGCTGAAGCACAGACTATGGGTGTAATCAGCAAATTCACCTGCAAGCTCCCACCACCCAGCAAATTACAGAAGTCAAGAAGCAAACACGAGAATATAAATCCTTGggaaaatgaaaatttaaaaccACTTACAAAAACAATGAGTAAAAGTGAGGGAAGAATGGGTGATCTTTATCCAAGTGCAGATCATGCCAAGCGTCTTGTAAGAAAATGGAACCATTCCTTACATAGAAAAAGTACTGATCTACATCCCTGGAAATCAGAAGAAGATACAATCATAATAAAAAGGACAAGAGTGTGTCCTGAGGCAGGCCCAGAACTATCATCTTCCATACAAACAGAAAATAAGGCCAAGGATCAGATACTTGATACTAACAGTCAGGTTAAATGTCAAACAAAAGTAGAGCACACAAAGACAGCATTCTGCCCTTGGAAAGTGGAAGAGGACATTAGAAAGGCCAAACAGGACTGGAGAGAACTCAGCAAATGTTTAGAAGTGTGCCCCTGGGAGGCAGATGTAGCTTCTGCTAGCAGCGCTGCTAGTCAGAGCAAAGCAGCTGCGACTCCAGGAGATGGCACCAACATCCCCAAGCCAACAGTAAGGCCAGAAGTCTGCCCTTGGGACTTTGAGTAACACTGAAGTTGAGAATTGGAAGAGTAAGACCTCAGAGTAGCAACCATTTCCCCTGTGGATTAAGAAAGTGGCCCAGAACTCCTTGGCTCCAATTAAGAAGCCCAGATCTGCAAATGGCTTGTAAAAGGCAAGGTAGAGCAGGCTTCCTTGCAGACATGCTTTGTGCAACTCTGCATCTGGAGGTCGTCAGAGGAACTGAGCATCTAGCTTTCAGGGTGCAGGTGTACTTCTCACCAGAGACTTCCCATATTTTCTGTAACAGTTCATATAACATATTTTGTTAATATAAGAACATCCCACAACACAAAGAGCAGCTGCTATAGGCTACACATGCCATCACAAGCCTTGAGCAGGGACACATACCCACTATTCTAATCTTCAATTTACAGAAAGAAAATGTAAGCAGCAAATCCATCTGTAAGCTAAAGTAAGATTACTCTTCTGCCCAAGTGAGTCCAAAATGCTGTACATTCATAAAGCAGCCTCTAGTGCCAGCATTTGGATGCTGCACAGTAATGAGCACATCAGAAGTGTGGAATTGGTTATTAGCAGCCACTCATACTTGGGTACCAAAGGGCAGAGAGCTGTAAGTGACAATACGCTGAATCTAAGCCTTGGTGCACTGCACTCactacaaaggaaaattggttcttacctgctaattttcattcctgtagtaccacggatcagtccagacagctggattttgcctcccttccagcagatggagacagagaaagtttgaagggcaccgcctcttaacctggtgtgccacctgctgctcctcagtatttaCTCGTATCCAAGCAGAACAATAGTATTCAAATAACCATGTAACTCAATTAACTTCCCTCTACCCCTTTGAACGAGCAGAGGACAAAGAACCGAACTTCGAAATGTGAACAGGGAACCTCCTTGAAACAATATAATAgcctataccagtggttctcaaccttttttctgttgggacacacctgacagatggttctcacatgcgtgacacactgacccatgatcgtcacggggctagatgtaaaagtacagtttgcatccacgggaaaccccccccccccccccccccgacccacaataacggatgtaaagcagaattatgacattccccatacaactcaccctacaaaaaagatattctggttctgttgttatctcagtaacagcaactcaaactccttctacttccaggctcaatagccctacttatgaaaagacagcagtttaccaccaatgcatgtcctcttgagaaaacacaacaaataagaccgatacaaacacttacatgctagtaaaatatctcatcttggtaacacacagaaccgacctaacatactcccaggatctgtagtaatgcacataaactaatctgcacacagttacacctgtattatggaatacactcaaacaggagcaaccctatctatgaaaaggcaacactacaaatattaaatcaggccctaaaaaccaatatacctcttattaggaaaactgaactagcaagcagctatagctccccacacagaaataattgtaaaactatactaataagcagaataaatgtttcaaaacagctatgaacagagtaatatccaacaattaaaaactcataaaaactattaaacattctccaaacaccaataaaatatttcaaaaaagcagacacatcacataatattaaataattaaaatggcagacaatcaagaaaaataaacttaaaaagccacctttacttaccccctccagcagctctcctactcctcttccatgcaggccgtagcacacaccagaagcagcagtagtggctaagctctatactcatggtcctcttccttagggcccatgtctctcacacacacacaccataccagtcatgcccccatgaccagtttctgtctctcacacaccaatcatctcccaaacagtctttgacacacacacacaccagtcaccttcctgaacagtttctctcatgccatacacacacacacaggcttcccactcctgtgttctacttacatatatgggcttctcactctcataatcactttctctgtctcacacacacactcaccagtctctcactcctatgcttattctcattcccataatcactttctttctctcacacacacacaaacacacaccagtcacctgatctctcatatgcatacacacacacacacacacaggcttcccccactcccatgttctctttcagatatacaggcttctccctcccatgctgtgtcacacacaccaggtttctcactcccatgctcactcttcacatgcacaggcttctcattcccataatcactttctctctgttacacacacacacacgtctctctctcatttccatgctcgctctccatgtgcacaggcttctcattccctgaatcacatactctctctcacattcacacacaccagtctctttctctcacacacaccgtcaccttaccaaccagtctctctctcatgcatgcacacacacaggtttcccactcccatgctctctctcacataatccggcttctcactcccatgctttttcacacacatccccacaacaccaggcttcttactcccatacccagatttctcacttccatgctttttctcacacatacacacacctcagtcacctccctgactaatgtctcacactctcacatacacatcagtcatctccctgagcagtcactttcattgactctcacatatacacacatcagctctctgaccagtttctctcaatcacacacacattctctcacttacacacaggctggctgcttctctctctctttctctcactcacttcctctcccccccccccccccccccagcacaaatggtagctgcagcagcctcctcctccaacccctgcaggccaagaaagaagaatcccatcggcggtgggaggctcatgctgctgtctccttttcctattaccagctgcttcgattgctcgggggccgatggtgctgtcgccgctattttttcacgtggcacggctttctccttcccgcccaccgcatatcacttcctgttccggggcacgggggggggggggggcacgggaagaagaaaaggccagtcgcggatgccacagctttttctagcaccgctgccgttcccgctgggtttgaacgtgctgatagcccggcggcaacagcagcagggaaggaagagcagcgggagagaccaggagcacgcgacacacctgctgagAAACGCTGGCCTAAACCATTCTTCAGAAAAGGCTAGAAATAATAGAACAGTTTCAGCAGGCTCTCTCCACTCAACCCTGAAACCACCCCTGGAgggtgggagtctggactgatccgtggtactacaggaacgaaaattagcaggtaagaaccaattttcctttccctgtatgtacccagatcagtccagacagctgggttatacCCAAACTTTCCTAAGTATGGCGGGACTGCGagagccctgctcgaatgacactgGCACTGAAATCACTGGCATCCGAATCCTGGACATCCAAACGTTAGTGACTAGAAAAGGTGTGTagagacttccaggtagctgccctgcatatctgTGGGAAACCAGTTGACATTCCACCGAGAAGGCCGCCAGCGCTCGTGTGGAGTGAGCCTTCAGTCCGACCGGGACAGGTCGACCAGGGCATATATGCCCCGATGCAATAGCCTCCTTTAACCAACAAGCGATAGTAGTTTTGGATGCCTTCTGACCTCTCTTTGCTCCGTGCCacagcacaaacaggtgatctgatAATCGGAAACCATTGCTACCCTCCAGATGGAGCAACAAGGCCCGGGAACATCCAGCCGTCTCAGATCCCTcgaatgttcagcttggagaagacacggctgaagggggatatgatagaggtctttaagatcatgagaggtcttgaatgagtatatgtgaatcggttattttcactttcgaataatagaaggactagggggcattccatgaaattagcaagtagcacacttaagactgactggagaaaattctttcactcaatgcacaataaagttctggaatttgttgccagaggatgtggttagtgcagttagtatagctgtgtttaaaaaaggattggataggttcttggaggagtccattaacggctattaattaaatttacttagggaatagccactgctattaagtgcatcagtggcatgggatcttcttagtgtttgggtaattgccaggtttggcctctgttggaaacaggatgctgggattgatggacccttggtctgacccaacatggcaatttcttatgttcttcagttGTACATCCGAAAAGGCTGGAAAGCTCCAcggactggttcaggtgaaaaGCTGtgaccaccttaggtaaaaatgaTGGAACTGTGCATAGCGAAACTCCGGAATCAGAGATGCGGAgaaaaggctccctgcaggataaggTCTGAAACTCAGACAaccctcctggctgaacaaatggccaccaaaaaaaaCTTTTAGCATAAGATCCTTCAAAGACGCTTTCCTGAGTGGTTCAAAGGGGACTTCGCACAATCCCCGGAGCACCAAGTTCAGATTCCAGGAGAGGCAGAGACTGAGTCAGTGGGCGCATGTTTCACCCCCCAGAGAAAAtgcaccacatcaggatgagtcgCTAGAGAAGAACCCTGGGTAGGGCCCCTCAAACATCCCAGAGGTGAAACCTGAGCCTTCAGGGAATTGTAAGACAACCCTTTCTCGAGTCCGTTCTGCAGAAAGGAAAGAACCAGAGTCACCGAAGCTCGTCTAGGTTGGCACCATGTCTCAAAGACCTTGGACGTAGATGTTTTCCGAGCCTGCAGCAGGGTAGATATAACCTCCTCTGGGTAGCCTCTCtttctcaactgtctcttctcaaaagccaggccgcaagacaaaaacgattcaactgatcgaaaaatatagggccctggtgcaggagatttggaagatgACCCCGTCGCAGGGGcccttcgcggccactcgggaaCCAAGAGAATCACTCATTCCAGGTGAAGTTCTATCCTCCTGAGTATCTTGCCCACTAGCAGCCAAAGAGGGAACACAGAGGAGAACGCCGATCGACAAAAGTACTACCAGAGCATCGACTCCCTCTGCGCCATAATCCCTTCTGAGACTGAAAAAGCGCACAACTTTGGCACCATCAGGTCCACATGAGGCTCGCCCCCATCTGCGACAGATCAGGTGCATAGCAGTttcagacagctcccattctcctgggtctagctgctgtctgctgaggaagtccacttTTATGTTGGTCGATCCCGCTATGTGAGACGCTGCCAACATCTCTAAATTTTGTTCCACCCAGGACAATAGCATTGCCGCTTCGAGAGCAACAGGACGACTCTTGGTTCCTCTTTGTCTGTTGACATAAACCacagtcgtcgcattgtctgatgaTACTCGGACTGCCTGATTGTGCAGTAGGGGGAGGAAGCTCTCCAGTCGAACAGCCCTTGTCTCTAGGTGACTGATTGACCAAGCCGCCTCCACCGGTGACCACCGACCCTGACCCACTCGGGACCgacacactgcccccccccccccccaaagtcaaAAAGGCTGGCTTCTGTTGTCATCACCATCCACCGGGGTATCTCCAGATTCACCCCACGCTCCAAATGGCCGTGGGCAAGCCACCATGAAAGGCTGGACCTGGCGGTGGCTGTAAGTGGTAGCAGAAGGTGGAATTGTTCCGACAGCAGGTTCCAGCGGGCCAGCAACATAGCTTGCAGAGGTCTCATGTGTGCAAGGCCCTCAGAACTAGCTCTAAGGTAGatgccatggaaccaagaacctgtaaataatcccagactctgggcaccAAGGCTTGCAGCAAACTCCAGACTTGGCTCTGCAACTTGCAAATCCTGTCCTCCGAGAAAGGCCTTCCCCACTCGGGTATCGAAGCGCGCTCCCAAAagttccaggacctgggaggggaCTAAACGGCTCTTGGCGAGGTTGACTACACAGCCCAGGGACCTCAGGCGACGAAAGACCACATCCACTGCCTGGGAGCATAGAATCTCTGACTTTGCTgggataagccaatcgtccaggtagggatgcaccagaatcccctccttccttagggccgccgctaccaccaccataactttggtgaaggtcagtgGCAAGGCCGAAAAGTAGAGCACAGAACTAGAAATATTGCCCCATGATCATGAATCTGAGGAACCTCTGATGGTCCTGTTGGATCCCAATATGGAGATAGGCTTCCGTCAGGTCCAGGGATGCTAGATATTCGCCCTTTCATACACTGCAATGACAGAGCGGAGCGTCTCCATCTGGAAGCGGGGGCACCTTGAGTGccacattcaccttctttaaatccagaatggggcagaaggttccttccttctttgggacgacAAAGTAAATGGACTAACGTCCATTCCCGTACTCTGATTGgggggacgggaacgatggccccaGGGATCGGAGTCGACAGGGGGTCTGGCGAACTATGAATTCTTTTTCTGGAGACTtgcaaggggacaccagaaacATGTCTCGTAGCGGACGAGCAAACTCTAATGCGTAGTCATGTTCTATTATGCTGAGAACCCACCGGGCTgacgtaatcttgacccactcttGGAATAAGAGGGTTAGACGGCTCCATATGACAAGGTCCGCAGAGTGAGTCGGCCACAACTCATTGTGCAGACTTGGCCCCGCTGGACCCTAGTCTTGCGCTGTCCCGGGCTGTCTGACATCCACAATATGACTGTGACCAAGGCTGGAACCTCCCCGAGGCTTGCCTCTGGTCCGAGTTCTGGGCCCTGCTCTGACGAAACCACCTTTGGTCACGAAAAGTGGGAgcgggtggaggagaagggcctCTGTCCTTTAGGCTTATCTTCCGGGAGTTTATGGACTTTGTTCTCGCCCAGATTCTTGATCAGCTGCTCCAAGTCGTCTCCGAAAAGGagtttgcccttaaaggggagtgCCCCCAGCTGAGCTTTGGAGGAAAGGTCCACTGCCCAATTCTGGAGCTACAGCAGCTTGCATGGAGAAACCGCGGTACGCAAGGAAGTGCGAAGCAAATCAGAGGGCATCCACACCATATGCCACTATAGCCGCCAAGCGTTCGGCCTGTTTCACCTCCAAGGGAGCAACATCCTTGATGCTTtgcaactgctgtacccagcggAGGCTTGCCCGGACCATGTAACTACTACAAACCGCCGCATGAATGCCCAGGGCAAAAACTTAAAATATCTTGAGATAACCCTCCAGTTTgcgatcctggagatccttcaaaGCCGCTGATTCTGCCACAGGAACAGTTGTGCGCTTGGTGACCGCCGTAAGGGACATATCCGCTTTCGGGAGCCTCAGCAGCTCCAAGATATCCTCAGGCAAAGGATATAGTTTGTCCATTGCCCTGCTGACTTGGAGGCCCGTCTCTGGGATATACCACTCACAGAGCATGGCATGCAGAGGAAAGGTCATAACGGGCCCACACAAGCCTGCGAGAACAGGATCCACCTTAAATGGGCTTGGTTCCAATGGCGATTCCGCAATTCCAAGCTCCGCCAGGACAAGTGGAGTGAGGGGTGCCAACTAGTCGTGCTGAAATAATCGCACCACCTTAGTCATCCCCCTCCACAAAGGGCAATCAATCAGGCTCGGCATCAAGGTCCAGGACATCAGGGGGTAGAGTGGGGTCCACCGGACCCTCCCCCGGGTCTGAATCATCTGGGGAGGCCTCCCAGGTGGCCCCCTATGCCATGGGGCCTACACTTTTCGGATCCTGGTCGCCATCGGTGTGTCATCTGTCCTGGGAATCTTAGCAGGCGGACCCGTGGA
Proteins encoded in this region:
- the GPR179 gene encoding LOW QUALITY PROTEIN: probable G-protein coupled receptor 179 (The sequence of the model RefSeq protein was modified relative to this genomic sequence to represent the inferred CDS: substituted 1 base at 1 genomic stop codon), which encodes MELLYGTGIFQNQRPLPRTRTVKTQDFPLSSSFPSASTSTSVPTFELDGIDPESSDAAMNFLYSGDASSLSWANCSQRFELQDLEGEPAETFHSFVRGAMDTLVQATNFLNMIFQTSDIRESSVREDMEWYHALVRSSIEGDPKIYRALLTFDAHPMSSKPQIILQATKEMNEIHLQEVSLASDKLRNLSWDNEWFNSLKFQMAPSFHKTILSNDLKSLDTPKWNKGDSYVIDSSHIKWSYPFLECTENKYVPSWMVTLSAAFYGLKPDLSPEFKGVVRLDVKLQTLAINQCDSSPGWFTGTHQCDLNSTECAPQESAGFVLGRYLCLCKPGFYGTYXLGNSRLLSKNSSQYDAENAGSLQQCRPCQEGCVTCTDDTPCLVQEDLALRIAVLSFQAFCMLAVFFSMLASYHFRSSKRIRASGVLLLETILFGSLLLYFPVFILYFKPSVFRCIVLRWVRLLGFTIVYGTITLKLYRVLKVFLSHTAQRVPYMTSGRVLKMLGAILLLIFWFLVAWTVGMLENIERNIPLVVRSQTPAGLEFYLCDHDRWDYMIAVAEFLFLCWGSFLWYTTRTVPSAFHEPRYMGVALHNEMMISATFHVSRFIMVPSLHPDWTLLLFFIHSHVTVTLTLALLFIPKFLHAGTPLREEIAAEVYEDELDLRRSGSYLNSSITSAWSEHSLDPEDIRDELKKLYAQLEVHKTKRMTASNPHLQKKRSSRRGLGRSIMRRITEIPESVSRQCSREEREGSAGSGRGSYPGSYKKKPFDCSSSSMKMKEETLKYKMFSLRKSHSTYDHVRDQENVPASPPPCLESSSRDISLRDSLMRKKLAKKASEKSNSDSLEDGPLVYKSASAHNLLTDKKPFHPKPYTLQKSLSVISSAKEKAVLLTNKLSNVEDCSKHAKEEEHRKTADGETASPTVPLAVSEGSHEEEGQASETVKQQQTSQLHEEATSSLLKDLFDKAEVCPWEVQDLPATSLEPKVHKHVTYAPITCHAANHSQQLGKLQLLWQPNIHHSRNDPGPRGYPAPSHPEDTASPSKHSKEVCLEETKELSSKTKNMELHDSSKPELKREDYIDLLQCSSPYSIKVTPGTAYSVPVVQGIPISPPNHDKSNPANTSTKTQSCKKPSHKNTLKSLVLVMRAFKGTPLGKGSFNDKERKGNEGREGNCNTNTGTRNEGAKRLDTEIAPSAEAEQKPMGRNSKQTSSELLALCPQETEEIKQQKSNMCGGFPWAANIKADVSSNVPSHGKVGRKAERADSADTELGKKSFSSYQETICPWESTAPTSQSSVFPRKADSIDTNRDKICPWESMEIKEPLGRLSKSASRASTEAYKTSKKLDSMDKRDKICPWETTEEDEHDQADVDPWESRKALGDEEKTKNMHREGASHGTNKKSTERIVSIEQEEDRAPRRMDSITSQWESISPWENMDSQPSLEALSKFGSTFHQGKNISRKSESTDSKKDEICPWESMHLSGTLSKSASEILAECTSISKKSNSVDSKQDEFCPWKSVETEISVQKEMYSREGEERLPRKAEAQTMGVISKFTCKLPPPSKLQKSRSKHENINPWENENLKPLTKTMSKSEGRMGDLYPSADHAKRLVRKWNHSLHRKSTDLHPWKSEEDTIIIKRTRVCPEAGPELSSSIQTENKAKDQILDTNSQVKCQTKVEHTKTAFCPWKVEEDIRKAKQDWRELSKCLEVCPWEADVASASSAASQSKAAATPGDGTNIPKPTVRPEVCPWDFE